A section of the Deltaproteobacteria bacterium genome encodes:
- a CDS encoding phosphoribosylaminoimidazolesuccinocarboxamide synthase, giving the protein MEKGAKLYEGKAKILYETEDPDYLIQYFKDDATAFNNQKRGTIVNKGVVNNKISEALFRRVEAAGVKTHFVKRLNDREMLVKRLEILPLEVIVRNRVAGTMARRYGLEEGTLLKQPVIEFSYKNDDLGDPLITVEHVLALGWAAREEIDLLIGYTEKVNATLSGFFDEKGFILVDFKIEFGRHHGEILLGDEICQDTMRLWEKETLKKMDKDRFRRDLGGVEEAYNEICGIVCEGGE; this is encoded by the coding sequence ATGGAAAAGGGAGCGAAACTCTACGAAGGGAAGGCCAAGATCCTCTACGAGACGGAGGATCCCGATTACCTGATCCAGTATTTCAAGGATGACGCCACGGCCTTCAATAATCAGAAACGGGGCACCATCGTCAACAAAGGTGTCGTAAACAACAAAATTTCCGAGGCGCTTTTCCGCCGGGTCGAGGCGGCCGGGGTCAAAACCCACTTTGTGAAACGGCTGAACGATCGAGAGATGCTGGTCAAACGTCTCGAGATCCTCCCCCTGGAGGTGATCGTTCGTAACCGGGTGGCCGGCACGATGGCAAGGCGGTACGGCCTGGAGGAGGGGACCCTCCTGAAACAGCCGGTCATCGAATTTTCCTACAAAAACGATGACCTGGGGGATCCGCTGATCACGGTCGAACATGTTCTGGCCCTCGGCTGGGCTGCACGGGAGGAGATCGACCTTCTCATCGGTTACACGGAAAAGGTGAATGCGACGCTCTCCGGGTTTTTCGATGAAAAGGGGTTTATCCTCGTTGATTTCAAGATTGAGTTCGGGCGCCATCATGGAGAGATCCTCCTCGGCGATGAAATCTGTCAGGATACCATGCGGCTCTGGGAGAAGGAGACCCTGAAGAAAATGGACAAGGACCGTTTCCGTCGTGACCTGGGCGGAGTCGAAGAAGCCTACAATGAGATCTGCGGGATTGTCTGCGAAGGGGGCGAATGA